The bacterium DNA segment GAAGGGGCAGGCGGAGTTCCGCAGCTTCGACTCCATCGACAACGCTCCCGAGGAGCGCGAGCGCGGCATCACGATCGCGACGGCGCACGTGGAGTACCAGACGGACGCGCGGCACTACGCGCACGTGGACTGTCCGGGCCACGCGGACTACGTGAAGAAC contains these protein-coding regions:
- a CDS encoding GTP-binding protein, producing the protein MAKAKFERTKPHVNVGTIGHVDHGKTTLTAAITQALAKKGQAEFRSFDSIDNAPEERERGITIATAHVEYQTDARHYAHVDCPGHADYVKN